Proteins encoded together in one Neobacillus sp. FSL H8-0543 window:
- the thiT gene encoding energy-coupled thiamine transporter ThiT encodes MKQERNNTLFLVEVAVFSALAFLFDFISGLLSLKIWPQGGSISFAMVPIFLMAFRWGIKGGILSGFLLGLLQFILGFSQIYSPLQGIIDYGIAFSVLGLAGIFGSQVKNALADNKKGKWMIYAVFGVFIGSVLRYFCHVAAGIVFFGEYAPAGQPVAIYSLVYNGTYMLPSFIVSAIIVILVIGAAPKKMIRGK; translated from the coding sequence ATGAAGCAAGAGCGCAACAACACATTGTTTTTAGTAGAAGTAGCTGTTTTTTCAGCGCTAGCCTTTTTATTTGATTTTATTTCAGGCCTGCTATCTTTAAAAATTTGGCCACAGGGGGGATCAATATCCTTTGCTATGGTGCCTATTTTTCTGATGGCTTTTAGATGGGGGATTAAAGGAGGAATATTATCAGGATTTTTACTTGGCTTACTTCAGTTTATCCTGGGATTTTCACAAATTTATAGCCCGCTTCAAGGGATCATTGATTATGGAATTGCATTTTCTGTTCTTGGGTTAGCGGGGATTTTTGGTTCGCAGGTGAAAAATGCTTTAGCTGATAATAAAAAGGGGAAATGGATGATATATGCTGTTTTTGGAGTGTTTATCGGAAGTGTCCTCCGTTATTTCTGCCATGTGGCAGCCGGAATTGTCTTTTTTGGAGAATACGCACCTGCAGGACAGCCTGTAGCCATATACTCACTTGTATATAATGGTACATACATGCTTCCTAGCTTTATTGTCAGTGCAATTATAGTAATCCTTGTCATAGGTGCAGCACCAAAGAAAATGATTCGAGGAAAATGA
- a CDS encoding FeoA family protein codes for MFGSFKAGDKGKIIDISNVGRLVQRRLLDLGIMEGSEVCVKCVMPFGGPVMIESCGQCVGLRRKEASLIEVERV; via the coding sequence ATGTTCGGATCTTTTAAAGCAGGAGACAAGGGAAAAATAATTGACATATCTAATGTTGGCCGCCTTGTTCAAAGACGATTGCTTGACTTAGGTATTATGGAAGGCTCGGAGGTATGTGTCAAATGTGTGATGCCTTTTGGCGGTCCTGTCATGATTGAGTCATGTGGACAATGTGTGGGACTTAGACGCAAAGAAGCCTCGTTAATAGAAGTGGAGCGAGTATAA
- the feoB gene encoding ferrous iron transport protein B — translation MEIALIGNPNTGKTSLFNNLTGSYEYVGNWSGVTVEKKVGIFKNNSGKLIDLPGVYSLNPLSRDEGVVTSFFLKEPADCLLNILDASQLERNLHLTLQLLEYKKPMYIGLNMIDVANNRGIKINSDKLSQALGVPVVPVVARSGKGCETLAEVISTETNQADSKILVNYGKEIEAVISTLSVTLQGKTEHSPRWLAIQWLEGNEYVRDYLADIIDTSQLESQKLKLESKIRQQNNNGKSLANYIYLQRKAAIDRIIEASVQREKESVPLSEKIDSIVTNRYLGMPIFLVLMYFMFMLTFDWLGLPLSDVLDGFITGPVTFAFEYFLNAIHASDFIHALIIEGIVAGVGGVLVFVPQIFILFFFISLLEDSGYMARVALVMDRIMESVGLNGKAFIPMMIGFGCNVPGVMAARTIETPRERLMTILLTPLMSCSARLPVYALFVGAFFAGNKAFIVLSLYVLGIVVALTLAKVFSKTLLKSETSLFVIELPPYRFPQVQSLWRSTWDKGKGFVRKAGTFIFAGSVFIWLLSYAGPSGLKVDMDDSFLAAIGNVIAPLLEPIGFGTWQASASLITGFLAKEAIISTMNIIYFIPETASLSGMLVDYYTPLAAYSFMVFILLYIPCLATVATIYKETESKKWTAFSMIYALGIAYVLCLIIYQGGRLFGLV, via the coding sequence ATGGAAATTGCTCTTATAGGTAACCCAAACACAGGGAAGACATCATTGTTTAATAATCTAACAGGTTCCTATGAGTATGTTGGCAACTGGAGCGGTGTTACAGTTGAAAAAAAAGTAGGAATCTTCAAAAACAATAGTGGGAAATTAATTGATTTACCAGGTGTATATTCACTAAATCCATTATCTAGGGATGAGGGGGTTGTTACCTCTTTCTTTTTAAAGGAACCAGCTGATTGCTTGCTGAATATTTTAGATGCTTCTCAATTAGAACGTAATTTACATTTAACACTTCAGCTTCTTGAATACAAAAAGCCAATGTATATTGGTTTAAATATGATTGATGTCGCCAATAATCGTGGTATTAAAATCAACTCGGATAAACTATCACAGGCTTTAGGTGTACCAGTTGTTCCAGTGGTTGCAAGAAGCGGTAAGGGCTGCGAAACGTTGGCCGAGGTAATATCTACGGAAACGAATCAGGCAGATTCGAAAATACTTGTCAATTATGGAAAAGAAATTGAAGCTGTGATATCTACATTATCCGTTACGCTCCAAGGAAAAACGGAGCATTCACCACGATGGCTAGCGATACAATGGCTTGAGGGTAATGAGTACGTACGTGATTATCTAGCCGATATTATTGATACAAGCCAACTAGAATCACAGAAACTTAAATTAGAGTCCAAAATTAGACAACAAAATAATAATGGTAAATCTCTGGCCAATTATATCTATCTTCAAAGAAAAGCTGCTATTGATAGAATTATTGAAGCTTCTGTTCAAAGAGAGAAGGAAAGTGTCCCTTTATCAGAGAAAATTGATTCAATCGTTACTAACCGTTATTTAGGAATGCCGATCTTTTTGGTACTAATGTATTTTATGTTTATGCTAACCTTTGATTGGCTTGGATTGCCATTGTCTGATGTATTAGACGGGTTTATAACAGGTCCAGTTACATTTGCCTTTGAGTATTTTCTAAACGCAATCCATGCTTCAGATTTTATCCATGCCTTGATTATTGAAGGAATAGTGGCGGGTGTTGGAGGGGTTCTTGTATTTGTACCGCAAATTTTTATCCTTTTCTTCTTTATCTCTTTATTAGAGGATTCTGGATACATGGCTCGTGTTGCGCTTGTAATGGATAGAATTATGGAATCTGTTGGTCTTAATGGGAAGGCTTTTATTCCGATGATGATAGGATTCGGCTGTAATGTGCCAGGAGTTATGGCTGCTCGAACGATTGAAACACCACGAGAAAGACTCATGACGATTCTTTTAACCCCCTTAATGTCCTGTTCGGCACGTTTACCAGTATACGCACTCTTCGTTGGCGCATTTTTTGCTGGGAATAAGGCATTTATTGTCCTTAGCTTATATGTTCTTGGTATTGTTGTTGCTCTAACCTTAGCAAAAGTATTTTCGAAAACATTACTAAAATCTGAAACATCATTATTCGTTATCGAACTACCTCCGTATCGGTTTCCACAGGTTCAATCGCTATGGAGAAGTACTTGGGATAAAGGGAAAGGGTTTGTGAGAAAAGCAGGGACATTTATCTTTGCAGGTTCTGTCTTTATCTGGCTATTGTCCTATGCAGGACCAAGTGGTTTAAAGGTGGATATGGATGACAGTTTCTTAGCGGCAATTGGGAATGTCATTGCGCCATTATTAGAACCAATCGGGTTTGGAACATGGCAGGCTTCAGCATCCTTAATTACTGGATTCCTGGCAAAAGAAGCGATTATATCTACAATGAATATTATCTATTTTATTCCCGAAACGGCTAGTTTGTCGGGAATGCTGGTTGATTATTATACACCGCTTGCTGCCTATAGCTTTATGGTTTTTATTCTATTATATATACCTTGCTTAGCAACTGTGGCAACGATTTATAAAGAAACAGAATCAAAAAAGTGGACTGCTTTTTCGATGATTTATGCATTAGGTATCGCCTATGTATTATGTTTAATCATATACCAGGGTGGAAGACTGTTTGGCCTTGTCTAA
- a CDS encoding FeoB-associated Cys-rich membrane protein, which translates to MIANVIIGAAIFGYATWALVKFINRSKKGKCAACDLEKTCSTNQCGVPPK; encoded by the coding sequence ATGATTGCAAATGTTATCATCGGTGCAGCGATCTTTGGCTATGCAACTTGGGCATTAGTTAAATTTATTAATAGATCTAAAAAAGGGAAATGCGCTGCGTGTGACCTTGAAAAGACCTGCTCCACCAATCAATGTGGGGTTCCGCCGAAGTGA
- a CDS encoding YjcZ family sporulation protein, translated as MFGYGGYGGFGGCGGYGYGGVGFGGGCFALIVVLFILLIIVGAVICF; from the coding sequence ATGTTTGGATATGGTGGATACGGCGGATTTGGTGGTTGTGGTGGATACGGCTACGGCGGCGTCGGTTTCGGTGGCGGTTGTTTTGCATTAATCGTTGTCTTGTTTATCTTGTTAATCATCGTTGGAGCAGTTATCTGTTTCTAA
- a CDS encoding SMI1/KNR4 family protein produces the protein MINTYGLVLNPPIDRNKVKKVESVLGVAFPDDYVEFITYTNGAEGSIDENYLVLWAIDEIIELNEGYSVYEFAKGLVIFGSDGGETAFAFDTRTTEMQIVAVPFIGMDLDEVTTCSKTYNGFLKYFLHTS, from the coding sequence ATGATAAATACATATGGATTAGTATTAAATCCTCCTATCGATAGGAATAAAGTTAAGAAAGTAGAGTCTGTTCTTGGTGTTGCTTTTCCCGATGATTATGTTGAGTTTATAACATACACTAACGGTGCAGAAGGGAGTATAGATGAAAATTATTTAGTTTTATGGGCAATTGATGAAATTATTGAATTAAATGAAGGTTACAGTGTTTATGAATTTGCTAAAGGATTAGTTATATTTGGTTCCGATGGTGGCGAAACGGCATTTGCCTTCGATACCAGAACAACTGAAATGCAAATTGTCGCTGTTCCATTTATAGGAATGGACTTAGATGAAGTAACAACGTGTTCAAAAACATATAATGGTTTCTTGAAATATTTTTTACATACTTCTTAA
- a CDS encoding toxin regulator yields the protein MKVVLGFLKMRWKYVITALIALSIGATAGPSQEQVDRANAKVDELKKQLSTKTETVASLETKNKDLQVKVDKAAPWFKMQDERKQKEAEAKAAEEKRLAEEKAKQEEEAAAKAKAEADAKAAEEAKVEQSEQQITEDKVKEIIKDYSYVVNNVSFKNGEIKATIELAPMEQFSAEDLAVNHYSQLSDELLNHEGWQVLTVTYPDAGTISMNRNEKETNMVGDYFPTLIIEERLK from the coding sequence TTGAAAGTGGTTTTAGGATTTTTAAAAATGAGATGGAAGTATGTAATAACAGCATTGATTGCTCTTAGTATTGGAGCTACAGCTGGTCCTTCACAAGAGCAAGTTGATAGGGCGAATGCTAAGGTAGATGAATTAAAGAAGCAACTTTCTACTAAAACAGAAACCGTAGCAAGCCTTGAAACAAAAAATAAAGATTTACAAGTGAAAGTAGATAAAGCAGCTCCATGGTTTAAAATGCAAGATGAGCGGAAACAAAAGGAAGCTGAAGCTAAGGCCGCTGAAGAGAAACGTTTAGCGGAAGAAAAAGCAAAACAAGAAGAAGAGGCAGCAGCTAAAGCTAAGGCAGAAGCGGATGCCAAAGCAGCCGAAGAAGCAAAAGTGGAACAATCAGAACAGCAAATTACAGAAGATAAAGTGAAGGAAATTATTAAGGATTATTCTTATGTAGTAAATAACGTTTCTTTTAAAAACGGTGAAATAAAAGCAACGATTGAGTTAGCACCAATGGAACAGTTTTCCGCCGAGGATTTAGCAGTTAATCATTACAGTCAATTATCAGATGAGTTATTAAACCATGAAGGCTGGCAAGTACTAACTGTTACATATCCTGATGCAGGGACTATTAGTATGAATCGTAACGAAAAGGAAACAAATATGGTTGGTGATTATTTCCCAACCCTGATAATTGAGGAAAGATTAAAATGA
- a CDS encoding helix-turn-helix domain-containing protein: protein MKREEIIRLVSDKLRLIRTEAGYTQDKMAEIIGVSKKTLVQIEKGRVLAGWSTVVSIVALFRETETVQFLFGNEPLEVLETVAREGIDYRRMKTLGGRIWWKDLTRKNNFILQQNILSKHFRILDNKNHRIYSSFDEKMTKIRFKELTKK, encoded by the coding sequence ATGAAAAGGGAAGAAATTATTAGACTGGTTTCCGATAAATTGCGCTTGATACGAACAGAAGCAGGATATACTCAGGATAAAATGGCTGAAATCATCGGTGTATCAAAGAAGACCCTTGTTCAAATCGAAAAAGGAAGGGTACTGGCAGGCTGGTCAACGGTTGTCTCAATAGTAGCTTTATTCAGAGAAACTGAAACGGTACAATTTTTATTTGGAAATGAACCTCTTGAAGTTTTGGAGACTGTTGCACGTGAAGGTATCGACTATCGCAGAATGAAAACATTAGGCGGTCGAATTTGGTGGAAAGATCTTACAAGGAAAAATAATTTTATTCTTCAACAAAATATTCTCAGTAAACATTTTCGGATTTTGGATAACAAAAATCATCGTATTTATAGCAGTTTTGATGAAAAAATGACAAAAATCCGTTTCAAAGAGTTAACGAAAAAGTGA
- the sigY gene encoding RNA polymerase sigma factor SigY, with protein MDALIKNAKEGDHLAFAMLFKENYPFLVKYLMKITMNPDTAEELAQETMVKCIQKIQLYNGQSKFSTWLISIATNTYIDQCRKLKREKNWKGQEETSRKLKWHFESRNEEWNDALAALSRLPEDVRIPIVLKHYYGYTYDEIGQWMDLSSGTVKSRVHNGIKAVRRELKLSEETEIHQTRQRTTK; from the coding sequence ATGGATGCATTGATAAAAAATGCCAAAGAGGGGGATCATCTTGCCTTTGCCATGTTGTTTAAAGAGAATTATCCATTCCTTGTAAAATATTTAATGAAGATTACAATGAACCCTGATACCGCAGAAGAATTGGCACAGGAAACGATGGTTAAATGCATTCAAAAAATCCAGCTATATAATGGACAAAGTAAATTTTCAACCTGGCTAATTTCTATCGCAACAAATACATACATTGACCAATGCAGAAAGTTAAAAAGAGAAAAGAATTGGAAAGGGCAGGAAGAAACCTCTAGAAAGTTGAAGTGGCACTTTGAAAGCAGGAATGAAGAATGGAACGATGCCTTGGCGGCACTAAGCAGGTTACCAGAGGATGTAAGAATCCCCATCGTTTTAAAGCATTACTATGGCTACACATACGATGAAATTGGTCAATGGATGGATTTATCTTCAGGCACAGTAAAATCAAGGGTGCATAATGGTATTAAGGCTGTAAGAAGGGAGCTGAAGCTAAGTGAGGAAACAGAAATTCACCAAACCCGACAACGAACAACTAAATAA
- a CDS encoding YxlC family protein: protein MRKQKFTKPDNEQLNNLDLEILHEIQEGFNKMDQFPIYTPDLQWFNQMVIDEQHNKKKKFVKDLTIFIIIAVIILTGIIVSLYQMPAIFIMLQIITTAFIVVYTGSMFGRKVSHNER from the coding sequence GTGAGGAAACAGAAATTCACCAAACCCGACAACGAACAACTAAATAACCTAGACTTAGAAATACTTCATGAGATACAAGAGGGATTTAACAAGATGGATCAATTCCCTATCTATACTCCTGACCTTCAATGGTTTAATCAAATGGTTATCGATGAACAGCATAATAAAAAGAAAAAATTTGTAAAGGATCTGACCATTTTTATTATTATAGCAGTAATAATATTAACTGGAATAATCGTAAGTCTTTACCAAATGCCAGCGATTTTTATCATGCTTCAAATTATTACAACCGCTTTTATTGTCGTTTATACGGGTTCGATGTTTGGTAGGAAGGTGAGTCATAATGAACGGTGA
- a CDS encoding sigma-Y antisigma factor component: MNGDYSLPVILFVVAILLTQSVYLFLDARKRNHNYWLWGILGLIQAPMPTLFYLIFVRKIFKKRNVNSL; this comes from the coding sequence ATGAACGGTGATTACTCACTACCTGTTATTTTATTTGTTGTAGCTATTTTATTAACACAGAGCGTTTATTTATTTTTGGATGCAAGGAAACGAAATCATAATTATTGGTTATGGGGTATCCTTGGCCTCATCCAAGCACCGATGCCAACCCTGTTCTACTTAATCTTTGTCCGCAAAATTTTCAAAAAAAGGAATGTTAATTCTTTGTAA
- a CDS encoding ABC transporter transmembrane domain-containing protein: MFSVLRKLSWFFKENWKRYTLAVALLIFVGILEVVPPKLIGMAIDDIHIGAMTGNKIAEYLVILLVIMISSYVITYVWMYKLFGGAFLVERKLRSRFMNHLLSMSPTFFEKNRTGDLMARATNDLKAISITAGFGILTLVDSSVWMLTLIITMGFLISWKLTLAAILPLPIMAYIMQVYGKRIHTRFMEAQDAFGELNDRVLESVAGVRVIRAYVQEKADAGRFHQLTEEVFQKNLKVARIDSLFDPTVKILVGISYLIGLGYGAYLVFNQAITLGDLVSFNVYLGMLIWPMFAIGELINIMQRGNASLDRVNETLSFQEVVENPSQPKEVSSVERIDYNEVNFRYPSSSVDNLKNINVQLLQGQTLGIVGKTGSGKTTFIKQLLRQYPLGTGELAISNIPLEEQTLDQVRQWIGYVPQDHVLFSRSVRENILFGNKEASEQELEGAIDLAAFRKDLQMLPEGLETLVGEKGVALSGGQKQRISIARALIRDPEILILDDSLSAVDAKTEKRIIDNIRQARKDKTTIITTHRMSAVAHADCIIVLDEGGIIEKGTHEELLIQDGWYKEQYILQQVENTLEEEVKA, encoded by the coding sequence ATGTTTTCTGTATTAAGGAAATTAAGTTGGTTTTTTAAAGAAAATTGGAAGCGATATACACTAGCCGTTGCATTATTAATTTTTGTTGGGATACTCGAAGTAGTCCCGCCGAAACTAATTGGCATGGCGATTGATGATATTCATATCGGTGCCATGACAGGAAATAAGATAGCCGAATATTTGGTTATTCTCCTGGTAATTATGATTTCATCCTATGTTATTACCTATGTATGGATGTACAAATTATTTGGAGGAGCATTTCTGGTTGAAAGGAAGCTAAGGTCACGTTTCATGAATCATCTATTATCCATGTCACCTACTTTTTTTGAAAAGAACCGAACGGGTGACTTAATGGCTCGCGCAACGAATGACTTAAAAGCCATTTCAATCACTGCAGGGTTTGGGATCCTTACACTGGTGGATTCGAGTGTTTGGATGCTTACACTGATTATTACTATGGGATTTTTGATTAGCTGGAAATTGACTCTTGCTGCAATTTTGCCTTTGCCGATTATGGCTTATATCATGCAGGTTTACGGAAAAAGAATCCATACTCGCTTTATGGAAGCACAGGACGCCTTTGGAGAATTAAATGACCGTGTCTTAGAATCTGTTGCGGGTGTCCGGGTTATTCGAGCTTATGTTCAAGAGAAAGCGGATGCGGGCAGATTTCATCAATTAACAGAAGAGGTTTTTCAAAAGAATCTTAAAGTTGCAAGGATTGATTCCTTATTTGACCCAACTGTGAAAATCCTCGTAGGAATAAGTTATCTAATTGGACTGGGCTATGGTGCGTATTTAGTTTTCAATCAAGCAATAACCTTAGGTGACCTCGTTTCTTTTAATGTCTATCTTGGTATGCTTATCTGGCCAATGTTTGCGATTGGTGAATTAATTAATATTATGCAAAGAGGGAACGCCTCACTCGACAGGGTAAATGAAACACTTTCCTTTCAAGAGGTTGTAGAGAATCCATCACAACCTAAAGAGGTTTCATCCGTTGAGAGGATTGACTACAATGAGGTGAATTTCCGCTATCCTTCGTCAAGCGTTGATAACCTAAAAAATATCAATGTACAGTTATTGCAGGGACAGACACTGGGCATTGTGGGCAAGACGGGAAGCGGTAAGACCACATTTATTAAACAGTTATTAAGACAATATCCGCTTGGAACCGGTGAACTTGCCATTTCCAATATCCCGCTTGAAGAACAAACTCTTGATCAAGTCCGCCAGTGGATTGGTTATGTTCCTCAAGATCATGTTCTGTTTTCAAGAAGTGTTAGAGAAAATATCTTATTTGGCAACAAAGAAGCAAGTGAGCAGGAATTGGAGGGGGCTATCGATCTGGCCGCATTCCGTAAGGATCTACAAATGCTCCCTGAAGGATTGGAAACATTAGTAGGTGAAAAGGGAGTGGCCTTATCAGGCGGGCAAAAACAAAGGATTTCTATTGCACGTGCATTGATCAGGGATCCGGAAATTCTTATTCTTGACGATTCATTATCAGCAGTAGATGCCAAAACCGAAAAAAGAATTATAGATAATATTCGTCAAGCACGAAAAGATAAAACAACCATTATTACCACTCATAGAATGTCTGCTGTCGCGCATGCAGACTGTATTATTGTCTTAGATGAGGGCGGAATTATTGAAAAAGGAACACATGAGGAGCTCCTCATTCAGGACGGATGGTATAAGGAGCAATATATACTCCAACAAGTAGAAAATACTTTGGAAGAAGAGGTGAAAGCATGA
- a CDS encoding ABC transporter ATP-binding protein, which yields MNTGRRLIQYTYAYKKIILAALFMLTIAAATDLAGPLIAKNIIDNHILGIESEWHETKGEKNTVEFQGKHYKKTQNFTDNEEKGEQIRILQIGAKFVVINQVLEFDGKRSMEDGVLTVQKGTEKAEYPAKILTGAEVKRFYQLEIPGIAKLLILYFGLLVVSAIFQYGQRYLLQKSANRIIQKMREDVYGQIQRLSIQYFDNLPAGKVVARVTNDTEAIRELYVTVLSTFFTSAIYITGIYAALFILNIKLAMICLLLLPILYAWMILYRKFASKYNHVIRSRISDINAIINESIGGMSIIQAFRREKETEKDFEKLNNEHFTYQNKLLSLNALTSHNLVGVLRNLVFVAFIWYFGSESLNLTAVISLGMLYAFVDYVNRLFQPVQGIVNQLANLEQALVAGERVFKLMDEQGENVSSKRVERYQGNVKFKNVSFGYKEGEYVLKNIDFEADKGQTVALVGHTGSGKSSIMNLLFRFYDCQEGEIQIDGKNIKQIPRQTIRDHMGIVLQDPYLFTGTIASNVSLNDPSITRETVEKALKDVGAEKIFTNLENGYDEPVIEKGSTLSSGQRQLISFARALAFNPAILILDEATSSIDTETEALIQDALDVLKKGRTTFIIAHRLSTIRHADQILVLDRGEIVERGSHEELMIVKGKYYQMYQLQKGNSKLAM from the coding sequence ATGAATACAGGGAGGCGGTTAATCCAGTACACCTATGCATATAAGAAAATCATCCTTGCCGCTTTGTTCATGCTAACAATTGCTGCAGCTACTGACTTGGCAGGCCCCTTAATTGCTAAAAATATCATTGATAATCATATTTTAGGAATTGAGTCAGAATGGCATGAGACGAAAGGCGAAAAAAACACGGTGGAATTCCAAGGAAAGCACTATAAAAAGACACAGAATTTTACTGACAATGAAGAAAAAGGAGAACAGATACGAATTTTACAAATAGGGGCAAAATTTGTAGTCATTAACCAGGTTCTAGAATTTGATGGAAAGCGAAGTATGGAAGATGGCGTTTTAACGGTTCAAAAGGGAACAGAGAAAGCGGAATACCCAGCAAAGATACTTACTGGGGCAGAGGTAAAAAGGTTCTATCAACTCGAGATTCCAGGAATTGCGAAGTTGCTGATTTTATATTTCGGTTTGTTAGTCGTTTCGGCTATTTTCCAGTATGGCCAACGTTATTTGCTTCAAAAATCAGCCAACCGAATCATTCAAAAAATGCGAGAGGATGTATATGGTCAAATACAGAGACTTTCCATCCAGTACTTTGATAATTTGCCTGCAGGGAAGGTAGTCGCAAGAGTCACCAATGATACGGAAGCAATCCGTGAGCTATATGTCACAGTTCTATCTACATTTTTCACAAGTGCCATTTATATTACAGGTATATATGCGGCACTATTTATCCTGAATATAAAGCTTGCGATGATTTGTTTATTATTACTGCCTATCCTCTATGCGTGGATGATCCTTTATCGGAAATTTGCTTCGAAATATAACCATGTTATCCGTTCAAGAATAAGTGATATCAATGCAATCATTAATGAATCAATCGGAGGAATGAGTATTATTCAGGCCTTCAGGAGAGAAAAGGAAACAGAGAAGGATTTTGAAAAGCTTAATAATGAACATTTTACCTATCAAAATAAACTATTGAGTCTAAATGCCTTAACCTCACATAATTTGGTAGGTGTCTTAAGAAATCTCGTCTTTGTTGCGTTTATATGGTATTTTGGTTCGGAATCTCTAAACCTTACAGCAGTCATTTCATTAGGGATGCTGTATGCATTTGTAGACTATGTGAATCGTCTTTTTCAACCAGTACAGGGAATCGTTAATCAACTGGCAAACTTAGAACAGGCACTTGTTGCTGGGGAAAGAGTATTCAAACTAATGGATGAACAAGGGGAAAACGTCAGTTCAAAACGGGTTGAAAGATATCAAGGTAATGTTAAATTCAAAAATGTCTCCTTTGGTTATAAAGAGGGAGAGTATGTTTTAAAGAATATTGACTTTGAAGCTGACAAAGGGCAGACTGTTGCACTGGTTGGTCATACAGGTTCGGGAAAAAGTTCAATTATGAATTTACTTTTTCGCTTTTATGATTGTCAAGAGGGTGAAATCCAAATAGATGGTAAGAATATTAAGCAGATTCCTCGTCAAACAATCCGAGATCATATGGGTATTGTTTTACAGGATCCTTACTTATTTACAGGAACCATTGCCTCAAATGTGAGTCTAAATGACCCGTCGATAACGAGAGAGACCGTTGAGAAAGCCTTAAAGGATGTAGGGGCAGAAAAGATATTTACTAACCTGGAAAATGGATATGATGAACCGGTAATTGAAAAAGGCAGCACACTATCAAGCGGCCAGCGCCAGTTAATCTCCTTTGCGAGGGCACTTGCCTTTAATCCCGCCATTCTTATTCTCGATGAAGCTACGTCCAGTATTGATACAGAGACAGAGGCACTGATCCAGGATGCACTGGATGTCCTGAAAAAAGGGAGAACAACCTTTATCATTGCCCATCGGCTATCGACGATTCGCCATGCAGACCAGATTCTTGTATTAGATCGTGGAGAAATTGTTGAACGGGGATCACATGAAGAACTAATGATAGTGAAAGGAAAGTATTATCAAATGTATCAGCTTCAAAAAGGCAACAGCAAGCTTGCTATGTAA
- a CDS encoding alpha/beta-type small acid-soluble spore protein — MASNNNSNQLLVPGVQQALDQMKYEIASEFGVNLGGETTSRANGSVGGEITKRLVQMAEQQLGGSR; from the coding sequence ATGGCAAGTAACAACAACTCTAATCAACTTTTAGTACCAGGCGTTCAACAAGCTCTTGATCAAATGAAGTATGAAATTGCTTCAGAATTCGGAGTAAATCTTGGTGGAGAAACTACTTCTCGTGCTAATGGTTCAGTCGGTGGAGAAATCACTAAGCGTTTAGTTCAAATGGCTGAGCAACAACTTGGCGGATCACGCTAA